One window of Syngnathus acus chromosome 16, fSynAcu1.2, whole genome shotgun sequence genomic DNA carries:
- the ibtk gene encoding inhibitor of Bruton tyrosine kinase isoform X1, which translates to MNLELSECTPKCRSLQHANEVTAAITSGSEGQLRAFLTSHCHNAATLRDEFGRTALHLAASLGKKALLEWLLENKKADLTVKDKESGWTALHRSVFYGQIHCLLSLVKHGGVLSTQDKDGLSTLDLVMKDRPPHVVLTNADPTEVYTWGNNTNFSLGHGNQESRQHPELVDVFPRTGVYIKQVVLCKFHSVFLSQKGQVFTCGHGQGGRLGHGDEQTYLVPRMVKGLMSQHCSQVAAAKDHTVVLTEEGNVYTFGLNTYHQLGLTPPPASAHVPKQVVSKTLKGKTIIGVAAGRFHTVLWTREALYTMGLNGGQLGCLLDPNGEKCVTVPRQVSALHHKDVNIAMAAACSGATVIVTEKGDVYLLTDYQCKKMASRQLNIKKVLVSGGNLDHRVNRKILSECGGEKLSILALDEAGRVFCWRSSGSSMRHCRWAYGRQVFMSDIALSKNGMMFVTQDGEGFSGVWAGEYKKFGEKKEMNVEVCGHSNFGSVFERIRLEKLPYVHRAVSITMDSNGRNFGVLQVDPKASLYEIPSISSPSFATHFKKLLEEAEEMDSIHDVTLQAGNRTFPAHKYILSMRSEFFRKQFMAEHCGIEDIDKEVKKSEDAVGCDLLVLENIAPEMLEYALHFIYTDNCELLVHGAQPRHHGSLMEQSQDSEEERLISSLQTLGLRGRSALEIYHSLPLAAKGDCNKATSKGSKPSKKGKGKSDKGTHERGDNPVKTLQAVAKKLGLGILSARLDGVKYEGGKIHVIDKKTGNKFKFNQNKCSYLCDVTLKSEDGKEFPCHKSVLCARQEYFHSMLSSSWIEATACTALQMPTTSDVLLVILEYIYTDDCPTIKESTNVVFVCNVLAVADQLLITRLKEMCEVVITENLTLKNAAELLEFASMYNAEQLKLSCFQFIVLNMAVLLESKALDCLSDEVLLELSTAYKGMIPAMRRRIVTPYPDAPDLRTYEDEDFDFAFSSKLESELDQSSREVLLKKAKMKAKKKPRRRSDSSGGYTLSDIIQSPPATAVSPCLVKARKGTSTESLQELLTSDSEGSCMGLGSPRDVQSPVFHDRAVEERVLCPRMKTPPGTLTREGHPPPPSSGPKDIPKTLHGPSHPPPVLDLRTIMDMEANSVKTLKAAPKSLASVTTLCKYSPGSTKLSQKQRKMLSLANKETTVESTASKPTITPCKNSSGKTWATSLQSQPSPCSFRALLEEEENILIRAGQPGTHRGQSTQAFPVSVTPVSRRVAFKSTDSSEVEKPGPWVKAAVGSPPLPSLVTFASIVEEEQQQEAALIRSREKPLALIQIEERAIQDLLFHYKAYDNPDELILVERASPCPMAAPIWNKH; encoded by the exons ATGAATCTGGAATTGTCAGAATGTACTCCAAAATGCCGCTCATTGCAGCATGCAAATGAGGTGACAGCAGCAATAACGAGTGGCTCGGAAGGACAGTTGCGAGCTTTCTTAACATCACACTGCCACAATGCAGCAACTTTGCGGGATGAATTTGGCCGTACAGCATTGCACCTGGCTGCCTCACTGGGAAAGAAGGCCTTACTGGAGTGGCTGCTGGAAAATAAGAAGGCTGACTTGACAGTGAAGGACAAAGAATCAGGCTGGACTGCTCTGCACCGCAGTGTCTTCTATGGACAGATCCACTGTCTTCTTTCCCTTGTCAAG CACGGTGGAGTCCTCTCCACTCAGGATAAGGACGGTCTTTCAACTCTGGACCTGGTGATGAAGGACCGACCACCTCATGTTGTGTTAACAAATGCTG ACCCGACTGAAGTTTATACATGGGGAAATAATACTAATTTCAGCCTTGGGCATGGTAATCAAGAGAGTCGACAGCACCCCGAACTTGTGGATGTGTTTCCCAGGACTGGAGTTTATATTAAGCAG GTGGTGCTTTGCAAGTTCCATTCAGTGTTTCTGTCTCAAAAAGGTCAGGTCTTCACTTGTGGACATGGTCAAGGAGGACGGCTTGGACATGGAGATGAACAGACTTACCTG GTTCCCCGAATGGTGAAGGGCCTGATGTCCCAACACTGTTCTCAGGTGGCGGCAGCTAAAGACCACACAGTGGTGCTGACCGAAGAAGGCAATGTTTACACTTTTGGACTCAACACTTACCACCAGCTCGGGTTGACTCCTccacctgcttcggcacatgttCCTAAACAG gtGGTTTCCAAGACACTAAAAGGGAAGACTATAATTGGAGTCGCAGCTGGCAGGTTTCACACAGTTCTTTGGACTAGGGAGGCACTTTATACAATGGGACTCAATGGAGGGCAACTTG GTTGCCTGTTGGATCCCAATGGGGAGAAATGTGTAACAGTCCCACGGCAGGTATCTGCTCTGCACCACAAGGATGTCAACATAGCAATGGCTGCCGCATGTAGTGGCGCTACTGTGATAGTGACGGAGAAAGGAGATGTCTACTTGTTGACTGACTACCAGTgcaaaaaaatggcatcaaG GCAGCTCAACATCAAaaaagtcttggtcagtggtGGAAATCTCGACCATCGTGTGAACCGCAAGATTCTAAGTgagtgtgggggggaaaagttGTCCATTCTGGCTTTGGATGAAGCTGGTCGG GTGTTCTGTTGGCGCTCCTCAGGTAGCTCGATGAGACATTGCCGGTGGGCGTATGGGCGCCAGGTTTTCATGTCCGACATTGCTCTCAGCAAAAATGGCATGATGTTTGTGACTCAGGACGGGGAGGGATTCAGTGGCGTGTGGGCTGGTGAATATAAAAAGTTTGGTGAGAAAAAAG AGATGAATGTAGAGGTTTGTGGACATTCAAACTTTGGCTCAGTGTTTGAGCGAATTCGTCTGGAAAAGCTTCCCTACGTTCACAGAGCTGTCAGTATCACCATGGACTCCAACGGTCGAAATTTTGGAGTGCTTCAAGTTGACCCCAAAGCTAG TTTATATGAGATTCCCAGCATCTCTTCACCCTCCTTTGCCACACACTTCAAGAAACTTCTGGAGGAAGCAGAAGAAATGGACAGTATCCATGATGTAACACTTCAAGCTGGAAATCGCACCTTCCCAGCTCACAAATATATCCTGTCGATGAGGTCTGAGTTCTTCCGTAAACAGTTTATGGCTGAGCATTGTGGGATTGAGGATATTGATAAAGAAGTGAAGAAGAGCGAAGACGCTGTGGGCTGCGACTTGTTAGTTTTGGAGAACATTGCACCGGAAATGCTGGAGTACGCCCTGCACTTCATCTACACAGATAACTGTGAGCTCTTGGTGCACGGGGCGCAACCTAGACACCATGGATCCCTGATGGAACAAAGCCAG GATTCAGAGGAGGAGAGGCTTATCAGCAGCCTGCAGACCTTAGGTCTTAGAGGTCGATCAGCACTGGAAATCTACCACTCCCTTCCCCTTGCAGCCAAAGGTGATTGTAACAAGGCCACAAGCAAAGGCTCCAAACCCAGCAAAAAGGGGAAAGGTAAAAGTGACAAAGGTACCCATGAAAGAGGGGACAACCCAGTAAAAACTTTACAGGCGGTAGCAAAGAAGCTCGGCCTGGGCATCCTGTCTGCACG ACTGGATGGTGTCAAATATGAGGGCGGAAAGATCCATGTTATAGACAAGAAAACTGGCAACAAATTTAAgttcaatcaaaataaatg TTCCTACCTATGTGACGTTACTCTGAAATCAGAAGATGGCAAAGAGTTCCCGTGCCATAAAAGTGTCCTCTGTGCGAGACAAG AATACTTCCATAGTATGCTGAGCAGTTCATGGATTGAG GCTACAGCTTGTACTGCACTTCAGATGCCCACCACCTCAGACGTTCTGCTTGTCATTCTCGAGTATATTTACACAGACGATTGTCCCACCATTAAAG AGTCTACAAATGTGGTTTTTGTCTGCAACGTACTTGCTGTAGCAGATCAGCTGCTGATCACACGATTAAAGGAAATGTGCGAGGTTGTCATCACAGAGAATT TAACCCTGAAAAATGCAGCAGAGCTGCTGGAATTTGCCTCCATGTACAACGCAGAGCAACTTAAACTCTCCTGCTTCCAGTTCATTGTGCTGAACATGGCTGTGCTACTAGAGTCAAA AGCACTGGATTGTCTtagtgatgaagtgcttctgGAGCTTTCTACAGCCTACAAGGGGATG ATCCCAGCAATGCGTAGGAGAATTGTCACTCCATATCCTGATGCCCCAGATCTGAGGACGTACGAAGATGAGGATTTTGACTTTGCCTTCAGCTCGAAACTAGAATCTGAACTGGACCAATCCAGCAG GGAAGTACTATTAAAGAAAGCCAAGATGAAGGCCAAAAAGAAACCAAGGCGACGCTCTGACAGCTCAGGAGGTTACACTCTGTCTGATATTATTCAAAGCCCCCCTGCTACAG CAGTTTCCCCATGCCTGGTGAAGGCACGAAAAGGCACCTCCACAGAGTCACTGCAGGAGCTGCTCACGTCAGACTCTGAGGGGAGCTGCATGGGCCTGGGTAGCCCCAGAGATGTGCAGTCACCAGTATTTCATGACAGAGCTGTG GAGGAGAGGGTCTTGTGTCCGAGGATGAAGACTCCACCCGGTACATTAACAAGGGAAGGCCACCCACCTCCCCCTAGCTCTGGTCCAAAAGATATTCCAAAGACCCTTCATGG ACCTTCCCATCCACCTCCAGTCTTAGATCTTAGAACCATCATGGACATGGAAGCTAACTCTGTCAAGACCCTTAAAGCAGCTCCTAAAAGCCTCGCAAG TGTCACTACCCTCTGCAAATATTCTCCTGGTTCTACAAAATTGTCCCAAAAGCAAAGGAAGATGTTGTCCTTGGCCAATAAAGAGACCACTGTGGAGTCCACGGCATCTAAACCAACCATCACGCCTTGCAAGAACAGTAGTGGGAAGACCTG GGCAACATCCCTCCAATCCCAACCCTCACCTTGCTCATTTCGGGCACTGctcgaggaggaggagaacatACTCATCAGAGCGGGGCAGCCTGGAACTCACAGGGGTCAAAGTACTCAAGCGTTCCCTGTCAGTGTCACACCTGTTAGTAGGAGAGTGGCGTTCAAATCCACTGACAGCAGTGAGGTGGAGAAACCTGG GCCTTGGGTGAAGGCAGCAGTCGGTagcccacccctcccctccctggtGACCTTTGCCTCCATCGTagaggaggagcagcagcaggaagcGGCACTAATCCGCAGCCGAGAGAAACCACTGGCACTCATCCAG ATTGAAGAGCGGGCTATTCAAGACCTTCTGTTCCATTACAAGGCTTATGACAACCCTGATGAGCTGATCTTGGTGGAGAGGGCCTCCCCGTGCCCCATGGCAGCCCCAATATGGAACAAACACTGA